From Micromonospora echinospora:
CCCAGGCGACGCTGCTCGACGCCCCGTCCGAGGCGGTCCGCGCCCCGGTGCTGCCCGCGCCCGCCGCGCCGGTGCGCGCCGCGCGCGAGTACACCGGCGACGAGATCGCCGTGGTCGGCGTCGCCGGGCGGTTCCCCGGCGCGCCCGACGTGGCGACGTTCTGGTGGAACCTGTGCACCGGCGTCGACTCGGTGCACGACCACACCGACGAGGAGCTGACCGCGCTCGGCGTCGGGCCCGGCCTGCTCGCCGACCCCCGGCACGTACGCGCCACCGGCCGCCTCGACGGGGTGGCCGACTTCGACGCCGAGTTCTTCGGCTTCGGCGCCGACGAGGCCGCCCGAACCGACCCGCAGCACCGGCTGTTCCTGGAGACCGCCTGGGAGGCGCTGGAGGATGCCGGGCACGACCCGGCGCGCTTCCCCGGCCTGGTCGGTGTCTACTCCGCCACCTCGGCCAACCGCTATTTCCTGTTCCACCTCATGGACAACCCGGCGGTGGTCGGCGACGTCGACCCGGACGACTGGGAGGCCCGGCTCGTCGGCCGCCAGTTCACCGACCACCTGCCCGGGCAGGTGGCCTACCGGCTCGGCCTGACCGGCCCGGCGATGGCCGTACAGTCCGCCTGCTCCAGCTCGCTCGTCGCGGTCTGCCTGGCCGCGCAGAGCCTCGCCGACTACCAGTGCGACCTGGCCCTGGCGGGCGGGTCCACAGTGACGTGGCCGCGGCACCGGGCCGGCGGGCTCACCTCGCCCGACGGGCGGTGCCGCGCCTTCGACGAGGCCGCCGCCGGCTCCGGGTTCGGCTCCGGGGCCGGGGTGGTCGCCCTGCGCCGGCTCGCCGACGCGCAGGCCGACGGCGACCGCATCTACGCGATCCTGCCCGGCTGGGCGGTCACCAACGACGGCCCGGACCGGGCCGGATTCGCCGTGCCCGGCCCGGCCGGGCAGGCCGCCGCCGTCGCAGGCGCGCTCGCCACCGCCGAGGTCGCGCCGGGCGAGGTCCGCTTCGTCGAGGGCCACGGCAGCGGCACGCCGCTCGGCGACGCCATCGAGGTCGCGGCGCTGCACGAGGTGTACGCGGGCGCCGCGCCCGCCGAGTCCACAGCGCTCGGCTCGGTGAAGACCAACATCGGCCACCTCGACGCCGCCGCCGGCATCGCCGGGCTGATCAAGGCGGTACTCGCCGTCCGGCACGGGGTGATCCCGCCGAACCTGCACTTCACCCGCCCGCACCCGGAGATCGACCTGGCGGCCGGACCGTTCTACGTGCCCGCCAAGGCGCGGGACTGGCCGGACGGCGCGCGCCGGGTCGCCGGGGTGAGTGCGTTCGGCCTCGGCGGCACAAACGCCCACGTGGTGGTGGAACAGCCGCCGCCGGCCGAGCCGGCCGACCCACCCGGCGAGGGGCCGTGGCTGCTGCCGGTCTCCGCGCGTACCCCGGCGGCGCTGCGCGCCGCGCTGGCCCGCCTGCGGACCCACCTGGCCGGCGCCGCGCCGGCGCTGCCCGACGTGGCCGCCACGCTGGCGCTCGGCCGGCGGGCGTTCGCCCACCGGGCGGCGGTGGTCGCCGCCGACCTGCCGGCCGCGCTGTCCGCTCTGGACGTGCTGCTGGACACCGACGCCCGCATCGCCGGTGACGGCGGGCCGCTGCGCGAGACGGCCGCCGACTGGGTCGCCGGGCGCGACGTCGACTGGCACGAGCTGCACCCCGACGGCACGGTGCGCCGCACCGGACTGCCGACCTACCCGTTCCAGCGCCGCCGGCACTGGATCGACCCCGTGCAGAAAGGTCCGCGGTGAACTGGTTCGTCTCCGCCGGAAGCCGCCCCGAGGCCCCGGTGCGACTGTTCTGCCTGCCCTACGCCGGGGCGGGCGCCAGCGCGTTCCGCCGCTGGGCGGCCGAGTTCGGCCCGGGCGTCGACGTGACGCCTGTGCAACTGCCCGGCCGGGAGAACCGGATCACCGAGGACCCGTGCTTCAGCGTCGCCGACGTGGCCGAGGCCATCGCCTCCCGGGCCGACCGCCCGTACGCGATCTACGGCCACTCGATGGGCGGACGGCTCGGCTTCGACGTGGTCCGCGAGCTGCGCCGCACCGGCCGGCCGCTGCCGCTGCGGCTCTACGTCGGCGGCGCCCGCGCCCCGCACGTGCGCACCCCCGGCCCGTTCGACGGCCTGTCCCGGGCCGGCGACGACGAGCTGCTGCGCCGCCTCGG
This genomic window contains:
- a CDS encoding AMP-binding protein, with the protein product MIINRFGAITAVHGGRPALLGETHEVTYTELAEAAGGHAAVFAAAGLRPGDRVALLTAHGAPTVAALLGALAAGCAYVPLDPGFPVARLRHMVGAAGVTAVACAAEHRDLAAALAGERPVVPLDEVPPAPLRPVADDPDALAYVLFTSGSTGVPKAVGQTHRNLAHVVDNQIAALAVGPDDRLSLLASFSFDAAIPDLYPALLTGAAVVPVDLRRQGLAHAVEQLDRRRATVLHCTPTVYRFLLDTLGARRLPTVRAVLLGGEQATWTDAARGRDRFAAECVLVNGYGATEMTFAARHVQRLSEVDPDARGPLPVGTAFPGYRLDLAPDTGEIVVHSRHLAPGYLNQDSDRFGVDADGVPSYRTGDLGRLLPGGDLVCLGRLDRQVKVRGHRVELTEIEAVLSAQPGVAGVRAVVRDGELLAYARPAGARPDPAALRAALTAALPDYAVPRAVVVVDEFPLTVTGKIDERALPDPVTEVPAEEAPATGTERAVHDIWCAVLGRDAVGRTDSFFDVGGQSLLLGQVQQRLAERFGVRLPMLRLFDHPTVAAQATLLDAPSEAVRAPVLPAPAAPVRAAREYTGDEIAVVGVAGRFPGAPDVATFWWNLCTGVDSVHDHTDEELTALGVGPGLLADPRHVRATGRLDGVADFDAEFFGFGADEAARTDPQHRLFLETAWEALEDAGHDPARFPGLVGVYSATSANRYFLFHLMDNPAVVGDVDPDDWEARLVGRQFTDHLPGQVAYRLGLTGPAMAVQSACSSSLVAVCLAAQSLADYQCDLALAGGSTVTWPRHRAGGLTSPDGRCRAFDEAAAGSGFGSGAGVVALRRLADAQADGDRIYAILPGWAVTNDGPDRAGFAVPGPAGQAAAVAGALATAEVAPGEVRFVEGHGSGTPLGDAIEVAALHEVYAGAAPAESTALGSVKTNIGHLDAAAGIAGLIKAVLAVRHGVIPPNLHFTRPHPEIDLAAGPFYVPAKARDWPDGARRVAGVSAFGLGGTNAHVVVEQPPPAEPADPPGEGPWLLPVSARTPAALRAALARLRTHLAGAAPALPDVAATLALGRRAFAHRAAVVAADLPAALSALDVLLDTDARIAGDGGPLRETAADWVAGRDVDWHELHPDGTVRRTGLPTYPFQRRRHWIDPVQKGPR